The genomic window CCCGCAGCAGCTCGTCCAGTATCAAACAGACTGCGCCAATGCTGATGGCGCTGTCAGCCACGTTGAATGCTGGAAAGTGCCCACCGTGAAATAACGGGGCCATCCAGCTCCAGTGGAAGTCCAGGAAGTCGATCACATAGCCGTGCACCATGCGGTCAATCACATTGCCGATGGCGCCGCCCAGAATACAAGCCATGGCAAAGCTGAACAGCTTCTGGGTCGGGTGGGCCTTCAGCATCCAGATGATCACGCCTGCGGCCACTAGGCCCAGCGCCGTGAAGAACCAGCGTTGCCAGCCCGACTCGTTGGCCAGAAAGGAAAACGCAGCGCCGGGGTTGTGCGCGCGCACGATGTTAAAAAAGCTGGTGACATAGGTGCTGTCCCCCAACTGGTAATAGCCCACGATCAGCACCTTGGTGAACTGGTCCGCCAAGATGATGATGAAGGCCAGGCCCAGCCATTGCAGCAGACTGGCGCCGGTCGATTTGCTGCCGAAAGTGGAGCGTGCCATTAAGCCTCCTGTTGAATCAGGTTGATCGAGGTATTCATGCGAACCTGCGGGCTTCGCCCGCGCCAAACAGGTTGCTGGTGCAACGGCCACACAGAGTGGGGTGTGCGGCGTCGGTGCCTACGTCGTCCCGGTAGTGCCAGCAGCGCTCGCACTTTACGGCTTTCGAGGCGCTAACCCCGGCAGATAGATCACTTCCAGCTACCAAATGCATAGCAGATGTGATGAAGACGAATTTCAGGTCATCCCCCAGACTGGATAGCAGGGCGTGGTCATCGGGGTTCACCGTGAGCGCCACATTCGCCTGCAAGGACGAGCCGACTTGGCCTTCGGCGCGCAGGGTCTCGATGTCCTTGTTGACCGTCTCACGGATCTCGCGGATGCGGCCCCACTTGGCCAGCAACGCGGTATCGGGTTCGGCAAACTGTACATAACCATCCAGGAAAATGGACAGTTTGGTTGCCTCAGGGGTTTTGCCCTCGGTTCCCAGCACAGCCCATGCTTCTTCAGCCGTGAAGCTCAGGAAGGGCGCCATCCAGCGCAGCATGGCCTGGGTGATCTGCCATAGCGCGGTTTGTGCCGAGCGGCGAGCCTGGCTGTTGGCGGCGGTCGTGTACAGCCGGTCTTTCAGGATGTCGAGGTAGAACGCGCCCAGGTCTTCGCTGCAATAGATCTGCAGCTTGGAGACCACGGGGTGGAACTCGTAGACCTTGTAGTGGGCCAGGATGTCGGCTTGCAACTGCGCAGCGCGCGAGAGCGCGTAGCGGTCGATCTCCAGCATCTGCTCCAGCGGAACGGTGTCCTTGGAGGGGTCAAAGTCGGAGACATTGGCCAGCAGGAACTTCAAGGTGTTGCGCACGCGCCGGTACGTGTCCACCACGCGGGCCAGGATCTTGTCGTCGATGTTCAGGTCGCCCGAGTAATCGGTCGATGCCACCCACAGGCGAGCGATTTCGGCACCCAGCTTGCTGGTCACTGTTTGCGGGTCCACCGTGTTGCCCAGCGACTTGCTCATCTTGCGGCCCTGGCCGTCGGTGGCAAAGCCGTGGGTCAGCAGGCCGCGATACGGTGCGCGGTCGTACAACGCACAACCCAACAGCAGCGAGCTGTGGAACCAGCCGCGGTGCTGGTCGTGGCCTTCCAGATACAGGTCGGCCTCGGGCCCTTCGCTGTGGAAGGGTGGGCGCGCGTAGGCATCCTTGTGGCTGCCGCGCAGCACGTGTTGGAAGGTGCTGCCGGAGTCAAACCACACTTCCAGAATGTCGGTGCTCTTGGTGTAGTTCGGCGCATCGGCCGCGCCGAGGATGTCTTCGACCGTCACGCGGCTCCAGGCCTCGATACCGCCTTTTTCGACGATGTCTGCTGCCTGATCCAGGATGGCCATGGTGTTGGGGTGCAACTCGCCGCTGTCCTTGTGCAGGAAGAAGGGCACGGGCACGCCCCAGCTGCGCTGACGGCTGATGCACCAATCGGGCCGATTGGCGATCATGTCGCGCAGGCGGCTCTTTCCGTTCTCGGGGTAGAACTGGGTTTGTTCGATGGCGTCCAGTGCCAGTTGGCGCAGGGTTTTGGGCGCCTTGTCCTGCGTGAACACGCCCGGGCCTTCGTCCATGCGGATGAACCACTGGGCGGCGGCGCGGTAGATCACCGGCGTCTTGTGGCGCCAGCAGTGCGGGTAGCTGTGCATGATGCCCACAGTGGCCATCAGGCGGCCGGCCACCTTGAGCGCGTCCAGGATGACGGGCACAGCCTTCCAGATGTGCAGGCCACCAAACAACGGGAAGTCGGCGGCATAGCTGCCGTTGCCTTGCACAGGGTTCAGGATGTCGTCGTACTTCAGGCCGTTTGCAACGCAGGAGTTGAAGTCATCCACGCCATAGGCAGGCGACGAATGCACGATGCCGGTGCCGTCGCCATCACTCACATAATCAGCCAGGTAGACGGGCGACAGGCGGCGATAGCCTGCATCCACGTCATACAGCGGGTGGCGGAAGGCCAGGCCGCCCAGCTTCTCTCCCTTGGTGGTGGCCAGCACGGTGCCGGTCAGACCAAAACGCTCCAGGCACTTGCCCACCAGGCTTTCGGCAAGCACCAGGCAGCCCTTGTCGGTCTGCACCAGTGCGTAGCTGAGTTCGGGGTGTGCGTTGAGCGCCTGGTTGGCGGGGATGGTCCAAGCGGTGGTGGTCCAGATTACCGCAAAGGCGGTTTGGCCAGCGGGCAGGGCGGCCAGGCCAAAGGCGGCAGCTAGCTTGCCCGCGTCATTGGTTTCAAAGGCCACGTCCAGCGTGTCGCTTTTCTTGTCCGCGTATTCGATTTCAAACTCGGCCAAGGACGAGCCGCAGTCAAAACACCAGTACACGGGCTTCAGGCCGCGGTAGACAAAACCACGCTCGATGACACGTTTGAAGGCACGGATCTGGCCAGCCTCATTCGCGGGGTCCATGGTGCGGTAGGGGCGCTCCCAGTCGCCCAGCACGCCCAGGCGCTTGAAGTCTTCACGCTGCTGGTCGATCTGCTCGGTCGCGTAGGCACGGCTCTTGGCCTGCATGTCGTCACGGCTCAGGTTGCGGCCATGCAATTTTTCGATGGCGTTTTCGATGGGCAGGCCGTGGCAGTCCCAGCCGGGGATGTATTGGGCATCAAAGCCAGCGAGCTGCTTGCTCTTGACGATCATGTCCTTGAGCACCTTGTTCAGCGCGTGGCCGATGTGGAGCTTGCCATTGGCATAGGGTGGGCCGTCATGCAGCACAAACAGCGGTGCGCCAACGCGGGCATCGCGCAGGCGCTTGTAGAGGCCTTCTTCGTTCCAGGTTTTCACCCATGCCGGTTCGCGTTTGGGCAGGTCGCCGCGCATGGGGAAGGGTGTGTCGGGCAGGTTCAGGGTGCCGCGGTAGTCGACGGGTGTAGGGGTGGTGGAGTCAGTCATGGTGGCGTGCTCAATCTAGAAATTCGGGTGGGGCCTGGCCGGCACAACAGCAGTTGCGAGGCGCAGAAGCGAGACTCTCTTTTGGGAGGAGAGGTGACGCGGGGCAAAGTGCGTCGCTGACCATCAGGGTGGTCGGCCCGGTCAAATTCGGGCTGCGAACCAGGCCCGTGCGTCGTCGCAGTCCTGGTTGATGCCCTTGGTCAGGGCTTCCAGGCTGTCGTATTTCAGCTCGTCGTGTAGTTTGTGCAGCAGTTCCACACGGATGATTTTACCGTAGGCCCCCTCGGGCCCCAGCGGGGCGGGCCAATCCAGGCAGTGGGTCTCCAGCAGTACGCGTCCGCCGTTCACATCGTTCGGGTCCAGCGAGGGCCTTACACCCAGGTTGGCCACGCCCTGGACCGGTTTGTCGGCCAGTCCATGGACGAGCACGGCAAAGATGCCGCCGGCGGCTGGTTTCCAGTGCGCAAATCGCAGGTTCAGCGTTTTGAATCCGAGTGTGCGTCCGAGCTTGCGGCCATGCACCACGTGGCCGGAGATGCAGTATGGCCGGCCCAGCAGGCGGGCTGCAGCAGCCATGTCGCCACGGCCCAGGGCTTCACGCACAGCCGAGCTGGAGACACGCAAACCATGCACTTCGTACGAATTCATGCGCGCCACGTCAAAGCCCTGAGCGTCTCCCGCCGCATCCAGAAACGCGTAGTCGCCCGCGCGTTGGGCACCAAAACGGAAGTCATCGCCCACCAGCACATACCGTGCGCCCAGACCTTGAACGAGCACCGTGTCAACAAAGGTCTGCGGTGATTGACCTGCGAGCTTGGCGTCAAAGGGCAGCACGATCGTCTGGTCCACGCCGCAGGAGGCCAGATCGTCCAGTTTGTCGCGCAAGGTGCCCACGCGTGCCGGGGCTAATTCTGGCTTCTTGAATTTGGCGGCAAAAAAATCACGCGGATGCGGCTCGAAGGTCAACACACAGCTGGGCACACCGCGTTGTTGTGCCTCGCCGCGCAACAACGCCAGCATGGCCTGGTGGCCGCGGTGCACACCGTCGAAATTGCCGATGGTCAGCGCACAGGCCGGTGCCACGCCCGGATGGTTAAAACCGCGGAAAACCTTCATGGATTCGTTATCTTTTTGATAGCAGGCGGCGCTAGGGGTTCTAGCGTCTGAAGCCAATTTGTCACGGAAACAGGGTATATTGTGACGTAGCAGCGTGCCATGCCCACATGGCGCAGGGCTGCAGAGATGTGCATTTCCGGTGTGTGGTTGATCTAACCGTTGCAGGAGGCGTGTTTTGAAAGTCTTGAAATTGTCGGCCCAGGGGCTGCCGCAGTCGTGGATTTCGCTGGAACAGGCGGTCATCCACTATGCGTCGGATGAGGTGCGCTGGGAGTCCGGTGGTGAGGTGGCCGTGTTCCATGGCGGTCATAACGCGATCACGGGCCTGCAATCCATCATCCGCGTCAACAGCATCATTGGCACCCGCGGTGTGCCCAATATCAACCCTTTCAATCTGCGCCCCGGTCTGACCAATGGCAAGCTGTTCGACCGTGATCGCAATGTGTGCGCCTACTGCGGCCAGCGTTTCCACGAACACGACCTGACCCGCGAACACATCATCCCCTTCGCCCAAAAGGGTGTGGACACCTGGATGAACGTCGTCACCGCCTGCCGACCCTGCAACCACCGCAAGAGCCACCGCACACCCGAACAGGCCCATATGCCACTGCTGTACACGCCCTACGTGCCCAGCTTGTGGGAAGATTTCATATTGCGCAACCGGCGCATATTGGCCGACCAGATGGAGTTCCTGATCGCCCACGTGCCCAAGTCGTCACGCCTGCTGGCTTGACATTTTTGGCGCACTACTGACCAATTGGTTACAACTCGTTACTTTTTTGGCACGCCAATCGTCGCTTAATCGCGGCAGATGCGTCGCACACGGTTCGACTCGAAAGAGAAATGAACCACAATCCCCAGATAGCCCCCGTTTTTGAATTGCAAAGTCCGCTTCCGCGGGCCTATTTTTTGACCCCAGACAGACAGCATCGTGAACCGCGAGCCACCGATTTCCCCCGTTAAACGCACAACTGGCTCCGCGCCGCAGAATCCGGCCGTGCGCCTGGCGCGGATGCTGATCGCGCAAACGCTGGCCTATTTCGCCGAACACGAAACCAAAAACCTGAACCTGGTGCGTAACCGCCTGATGGAACTGGTGGACGACAAGCCCAGTTTGGGCCAGGGACAAAACCTGCGCTCGGCCCACTTGTTGCTGGGCAAATACGCCCAGCAGTTCAACCGCGGTTTCCAGCAGACGCTGGCCGATTGCCTGAGCGAAGAGTTGACGTCCATCGTGCCCCAGCTGGCATTGGCCGGTGGAACCAAGGCGGCCGACGACGCGCTCAATGGCATGAGCCTGAGCCTGCTGGATGTGGGTGAGGTCGAACGTGTGTTGATGCTGGACCGCATCGCGCAACGCTTTTCCGTACGGTACGACGCGGTACTGGAGCCGCTGACACAGCGCCTGAGCGTGTTATTCGGGCACGACAAGACCTCCATCCACGACAACCCCTTCCAGCCCATGGTGTTGCTCAAGGCCTTTGCCACCGCATGGGACAAGTGTGAACTGGACCCCCAGGCCAGTGCGGACCTGGTGCAATCGCTGGATCCCAATTTCTGGTTGGACCTGACGCCGCTGTACACCGAGCTCAACAACACCCTGGTGCGCGCCGGTGTGCCGGCCTCGCGTGCCATGCGCATCAAACACGGAAACAGCGGCCACGCTCCGCTGGCCCCCCGCACGGGCAGCATGCCGCTCAACTCCCAACCGGCGCCGCTGGGCGGGCCGGAGTCCTCGCGGGCGCCTTTTGCCGCGCAGGACGGCGGTGCACCGCGTTCTGCCTGGTCGTCTCTGGATACTGCAGGCCGCACCGTGGCGGCTCATGCCCGTCAGTTTTTGCAGCGCCTGGGATTTGCCGGGCAGGCGAATGCCGGAGGTGCTGTGCAGCATGCCGGTGGTCAATCTGGCAGTGCTTCCGCATTTGCAGATACCGACGGTGGGGCCCAAACCCGCCCCCAGTATGCGGCGGCCAGCCCCGCCCTCATGGGGTATCTGGGTGACCTGCAAGCCGGTGCAAGCGCCCGCGCTGCCTCGTCAAACCACCAGCGGTACGACGCCCAAGACCTGGCCGACCACAACGTGCTGCGCCAAATGCGCGACCGCGACGAGATCCGCCACGCGCCCGAGCTGGACCGTGGAACGGTAGATGCGCTGGCCGAGGTGTTCGACTTCGTGTTCGCCGACCAGGCCATTCCGATCCAGATGAAGTTCATCATCGGGCGCCTGCAGATACCGGTGCTCAAGGCGGCCATGATTGACCGCGACTTCTTCCTGTCTGACCAGCACCCGGCGCGGCGCCTGGTGGACACACTTGCCGGTGCATCCGTGGCCTGGGCCCCCGAGAAGGGCGAAGAAGACCCGCTCTACCTGCGCATCGAGCACACGGTGCAGCGTGTGTTGACCGAGTTCGAGAACGATCTTGCGCTGTTTGTCGACCTGCTGCGTGAGTTCACCGAGTTTCTGTTTGAGTCCGAGCAGCAGGCCCAGGTTCGCGTCGAACCGGTGGCCGAGCTGGAGCGCACGGGCGAGTCCTGGGAGCAGGCCCTCGAACATGCGGATGAGCTGATCCATGAGCGCATACAGGCCCTGTCGGCCGAACAGTCCGTAGCGCCCTTTCTGTTGCCGTTCTTGACCAACCAATGGCGTGAAGTCATGGCCAGGGCCTGGATGGATGAGGCCACACGCGAGCAGAACTACGCGTTGGCCACCAAGACCATGGAGCAGTTGATCTGGTCCATCCAGCCCAAGACGTCTGCCGACGAGCGGCGCGAGCTGGTTGCCATACTGCCCGACATGGTGCGCCAACTCAATGCAGGGCTGGACACGATTGAATGGAACGGCAAGCCCCGCGCCACCTTTACCCGCAGGCTGATCACGACCCACACGCTGGCCATTCGCCTGACGCAGTCCATGCCGCTGGACACCGGCTCCGCCGCGTTGGAAGACCGCGAAGGCCAGGTCGCCATGCAACAGTTGGACGAGCGCCGCGCCGCCCGCCAGTTCAGCGCGCAGGACAATTTTGATGCCCAGGCCCAGTCGTTCAAACGCGGCATGTGGTTTGACGTGTCCATGGAGCAGGGCACCCACATCCGCTGCCGCTTGAGCTGGGTCAGCCCCATGCGCACGCGTCTGTTGTTCACCAACCGCGATGGGTATGACGCCTTTGTGCGCTCGGAGCGCGAGGTTTCGGCCATGCTGCGCAACGGCCGCATCCGAGTGCTGGACAACGAGGCCATCGTCGGCCGCGCACTCGACAAGATCATGGTCGGTGGCGATATGCAGCTGGCGGCCTAGGCCGTCTATTTGCTACTTATTTGATAGCGAACTAGTCATATTTCACGGGGGCTAGAGGCTCATTTCTTATAAATGACCTAGCCAGGGCGCAATACCTTGGTCACCGGGTTGGTGCGCAACCGGAACGCATCGGGCATGCCCGAACCCAGCAGCGGGCGCAGATAGAGGCGAAACGCATCCGTCACATCCGTGCCATTGGGCGTGATGAAGTGGTCTTCCATCACCCGGGTCTTGCCTGCCACCGCATCCAATGGCAGCAGTTCGTAGTCCACCGAATAAAACCCAGTGCGCTTGATGGCCACCGAGCCATCGCGGTCACCCCACATCGCAAACTGCACGGCCTTCTCGCCCACCTCACGCGCTTCGCGCTGGTCCACATCGGATACACAGCCGATGAAGGAGCGCTGCAAATAGCCCAGGGTGTCACCGCGCACCCGTTTGATGCCCAGTTTGCTCTTGATCTCTTCACACAGCAGGTCGGCCAGCGCGCCGCTGCCGGACAGCTGCACATTGCCATGGGCGTCGTGCTCCAGGTCCTTGGCCAGCTGCGCGGCAATGGATTGGCCCGACGCGTCGTGTATGCCCTCGGACACGGCCACCACGCAGCGCCCCAGCCGGTCGTACGTGGCCTTTACATCGGCCAGGAATTGCGCCAGGTCGAAGGTGCGCTCGGGCATGTAAATCAGGTGTGGGCCATCGTCGGGAAACTTCTTCCCCAAGGCGGAGGCGGCCGTCAGAAAACCAGCGTGCCGACCCATCACCACCGCCACGTACACGCCCGGTAACGCGGCATTGTCCAGGTTGGCACCGGCAAAGGCCTGGGCTACAAAACGGGCGGCCGATGGAAAGCCCGGCGTGTGGTCGTTGCCCACCAAATCGTTGTCAATCGTCTTGGGGATGTGGATGCAGCGCAGCGCATAGTTGGCCTTGCGCGCTTCTTCGCTGACGATACGCACGGTGTCGGAAGAGTCGTTAC from Rhodoferax sp. AJA081-3 includes these protein-coding regions:
- the lspA gene encoding signal peptidase II encodes the protein MARSTFGSKSTGASLLQWLGLAFIIILADQFTKVLIVGYYQLGDSTYVTSFFNIVRAHNPGAAFSFLANESGWQRWFFTALGLVAAGVIIWMLKAHPTQKLFSFAMACILGGAIGNVIDRMVHGYVIDFLDFHWSWMAPLFHGGHFPAFNVADSAISIGAVCLILDELLRVRKS
- the ileS gene encoding isoleucine--tRNA ligase; protein product: MTDSTTPTPVDYRGTLNLPDTPFPMRGDLPKREPAWVKTWNEEGLYKRLRDARVGAPLFVLHDGPPYANGKLHIGHALNKVLKDMIVKSKQLAGFDAQYIPGWDCHGLPIENAIEKLHGRNLSRDDMQAKSRAYATEQIDQQREDFKRLGVLGDWERPYRTMDPANEAGQIRAFKRVIERGFVYRGLKPVYWCFDCGSSLAEFEIEYADKKSDTLDVAFETNDAGKLAAAFGLAALPAGQTAFAVIWTTTAWTIPANQALNAHPELSYALVQTDKGCLVLAESLVGKCLERFGLTGTVLATTKGEKLGGLAFRHPLYDVDAGYRRLSPVYLADYVSDGDGTGIVHSSPAYGVDDFNSCVANGLKYDDILNPVQGNGSYAADFPLFGGLHIWKAVPVILDALKVAGRLMATVGIMHSYPHCWRHKTPVIYRAAAQWFIRMDEGPGVFTQDKAPKTLRQLALDAIEQTQFYPENGKSRLRDMIANRPDWCISRQRSWGVPVPFFLHKDSGELHPNTMAILDQAADIVEKGGIEAWSRVTVEDILGAADAPNYTKSTDILEVWFDSGSTFQHVLRGSHKDAYARPPFHSEGPEADLYLEGHDQHRGWFHSSLLLGCALYDRAPYRGLLTHGFATDGQGRKMSKSLGNTVDPQTVTSKLGAEIARLWVASTDYSGDLNIDDKILARVVDTYRRVRNTLKFLLANVSDFDPSKDTVPLEQMLEIDRYALSRAAQLQADILAHYKVYEFHPVVSKLQIYCSEDLGAFYLDILKDRLYTTAANSQARRSAQTALWQITQAMLRWMAPFLSFTAEEAWAVLGTEGKTPEATKLSIFLDGYVQFAEPDTALLAKWGRIREIRETVNKDIETLRAEGQVGSSLQANVALTVNPDDHALLSSLGDDLKFVFITSAMHLVAGSDLSAGVSASKAVKCERCWHYRDDVGTDAAHPTLCGRCTSNLFGAGEARRFA
- a CDS encoding bifunctional riboflavin kinase/FAD synthetase — protein: MKVFRGFNHPGVAPACALTIGNFDGVHRGHQAMLALLRGEAQQRGVPSCVLTFEPHPRDFFAAKFKKPELAPARVGTLRDKLDDLASCGVDQTIVLPFDAKLAGQSPQTFVDTVLVQGLGARYVLVGDDFRFGAQRAGDYAFLDAAGDAQGFDVARMNSYEVHGLRVSSSAVREALGRGDMAAAARLLGRPYCISGHVVHGRKLGRTLGFKTLNLRFAHWKPAAGGIFAVLVHGLADKPVQGVANLGVRPSLDPNDVNGGRVLLETHCLDWPAPLGPEGAYGKIIRVELLHKLHDELKYDSLEALTKGINQDCDDARAWFAARI
- a CDS encoding HNH endonuclease, encoding MKVLKLSAQGLPQSWISLEQAVIHYASDEVRWESGGEVAVFHGGHNAITGLQSIIRVNSIIGTRGVPNINPFNLRPGLTNGKLFDRDRNVCAYCGQRFHEHDLTREHIIPFAQKGVDTWMNVVTACRPCNHRKSHRTPEQAHMPLLYTPYVPSLWEDFILRNRRILADQMEFLIAHVPKSSRLLA
- a CDS encoding DUF1631 family protein gives rise to the protein MNREPPISPVKRTTGSAPQNPAVRLARMLIAQTLAYFAEHETKNLNLVRNRLMELVDDKPSLGQGQNLRSAHLLLGKYAQQFNRGFQQTLADCLSEELTSIVPQLALAGGTKAADDALNGMSLSLLDVGEVERVLMLDRIAQRFSVRYDAVLEPLTQRLSVLFGHDKTSIHDNPFQPMVLLKAFATAWDKCELDPQASADLVQSLDPNFWLDLTPLYTELNNTLVRAGVPASRAMRIKHGNSGHAPLAPRTGSMPLNSQPAPLGGPESSRAPFAAQDGGAPRSAWSSLDTAGRTVAAHARQFLQRLGFAGQANAGGAVQHAGGQSGSASAFADTDGGAQTRPQYAAASPALMGYLGDLQAGASARAASSNHQRYDAQDLADHNVLRQMRDRDEIRHAPELDRGTVDALAEVFDFVFADQAIPIQMKFIIGRLQIPVLKAAMIDRDFFLSDQHPARRLVDTLAGASVAWAPEKGEEDPLYLRIEHTVQRVLTEFENDLALFVDLLREFTEFLFESEQQAQVRVEPVAELERTGESWEQALEHADELIHERIQALSAEQSVAPFLLPFLTNQWREVMARAWMDEATREQNYALATKTMEQLIWSIQPKTSADERRELVAILPDMVRQLNAGLDTIEWNGKPRATFTRRLITTHTLAIRLTQSMPLDTGSAALEDREGQVAMQQLDERRAARQFSAQDNFDAQAQSFKRGMWFDVSMEQGTHIRCRLSWVSPMRTRLLFTNRDGYDAFVRSEREVSAMLRNGRIRVLDNEAIVGRALDKIMVGGDMQLAA
- a CDS encoding 6-phosphofructokinase, which translates into the protein MASGKILVAQGGGPTAVINQSLVGVALEARRFHNIAHVYGARHGVRGIVNEDFVHLTQETSHNLEMVANTPSSALGSTRDKPDAAYCHEIFKVLQAHEIGHFFYIGGNDSSDTVRIVSEEARKANYALRCIHIPKTIDNDLVGNDHTPGFPSAARFVAQAFAGANLDNAALPGVYVAVVMGRHAGFLTAASALGKKFPDDGPHLIYMPERTFDLAQFLADVKATYDRLGRCVVAVSEGIHDASGQSIAAQLAKDLEHDAHGNVQLSGSGALADLLCEEIKSKLGIKRVRGDTLGYLQRSFIGCVSDVDQREAREVGEKAVQFAMWGDRDGSVAIKRTGFYSVDYELLPLDAVAGKTRVMEDHFITPNGTDVTDAFRLYLRPLLGSGMPDAFRLRTNPVTKVLRPG